In the genome of Notamacropus eugenii isolate mMacEug1 chromosome 5, mMacEug1.pri_v2, whole genome shotgun sequence, one region contains:
- the LOC140507629 gene encoding olfactory receptor 52I1-like, with the protein MMLNPPSNHTLSSSAFFLMGIPGLEEVHHWLAAPLCAIYTLALVGNSLIITVIWIDPGLHEPMYFFLCVLATVDIIMATSVAPKMLSIFWSGNGSIGFTACFFQMYIIHTTTAMESGLLLAMAFDRYVAICKPLHYNTILTPRKIIAINMANVLRATIALIPLSWMVSHLPYCDSHMVPHSYCEHMAVAKLACADHMPSSLYSLIGSSITVAIDVSFIIASYSLILQAVFNISSQNAHHKALSTCGSHVGVMVLYYLPAMISIYLAWLGQGIVPLHTRVLLADLYLVIPPMLNPLIYGLRTKRISEQVLGVMGDFLHQVQVKDTSLRKKTFREDYYHILE; encoded by the coding sequence ATGATGTTGAACCCACCTTCCAATCATACATTATCTtctagtgctttctttctcaTGGGTATCCCAGGTTTGGAGGAGGTTCACCACTGGCTTGCAGCCCCACTCTGTGCCATATATACTCTGGCTCTTGTAGGGAATAGTCTCATCATAACTGTAATTTGGATAGACCCTGGGCTACATGAACCTATGTACTTTTTCCTGTGTGTTTTGGCTACTGTGGATATTATCATGGCGACATCTGTTGCTCCAAAAATGTTGAGCATCTTCTGGTCAGGCAATGGCAGCATTGGCTTCACTGCTTGCTTCTTCCAAATGTACATCATCCATACAACCACAGCCATGGAGTCAGGGCTTCTGCTGGCCATGGCCTTTGACCGCTATGTGGCTATCTGCAAACCCCTCCATTACAATACCATCCTCACCCCAAGAAAAATTATTGCCATTAATATGGCCAATGTACTGAGGGCTACCATTGCTTTAATCCCCCTGAGCTGGATGGTGAGTCACCTCCCATATTGTGACTCTCACATGGTCCCCCATTCCTACTGTGAGCACATGGCTGTGGCCAAGTTGGCATGTGCTGACCACATGCCCAGCAGCCTCTATAGCCTGATTGGCTCCTCCATTACTGTGGCCATTGATGTGTCTTTCATCATTGCCTCCTACAGTCTTATCCTTCAGGCTGTATTCAACATCTCTTCCCAGAATGCTCACCATAAGGCACTTAGCACATGTGGTTCCCATGTAGGGGTCATGGTTCTTTACTACCTGCCTGCCATGATTTCCATCTATTTGGCTTGGTTAGGGCAGGGCATTGTTCCCCTCCACACCAGGGTGCTGCTGGCTGACTTGTATCTGGTCATCCCACCAATGTTGAACCCGCTTATTTATGGCCTGAGGACTAAGAGGATCTCAGAGCAA